In one window of Erythrolamprus reginae isolate rEryReg1 chromosome 1, rEryReg1.hap1, whole genome shotgun sequence DNA:
- the NDUFV1 gene encoding NADH dehydrogenase [ubiquinone] flavoprotein 1, mitochondrial, which yields MLGAQTLRLRPICTQARFFSAAAAPESAPPKKTQFGPLKDEDRIFTNLYGRHDWRLKGALSRGDWYKTKEILLKGIDWILNEIKTSGLRGRGGAGFPTGLKWSFMNKPPDGRPKYLVVNADEGEPGTCKDREIMRHDPHKLIEGCLVAGRSMGARAAYIYIRGEFYNEASNLQVAIKEAYEAGLVGKNACGSGYDFDVFVARGAGAYICGEETALIESLEGKQGKPRLKPPFPADVGVFGCPTTVANVETVAVAPTICRRGGTWFAGFGRERNSGTKLFNISGHVNTPCTVEEEMSVPLRDLIERHAGGIRGGWDNLLAVIPGGSSTPLIPKSVCETVLMDFDALVEAQTGLGTAALIVMDKSTDIVRAIARLIEFYKHESCGQCTPCREGVDWMNKVMWRFVKGNAQVAEIDALWEISKQIEGHTICALGDGAAWPVQGLIRHFRPELEERMRRYNLSKQQASG from the exons ATGTTGGGGGCTCAGACCTTGCGCCTCCGTCCGATTTGCACCCAGGCTCGCTTTTTTTCCGCCGCCGCTGCTCCGGAATCG gcaccccccaaaaaaacacagTTTGGCCCTCTCAAAGATGAGGATCGCATTTTTACTAATCTTTATGGACGTCATGATTGGAG GTTGAAAGGGGCTTTGAGCCGAGGTGACTGGTATAAAACCAAGGAAATCCTGCTGAAGGGTATTGATTGGATCTTGAATGAAATAAAGACTTCAGGCCTGAGAGGCCGTGGAGGAGCTGGCTTTCCCACTGGCCTCAAATGGAGCTTTATGAATAAGCCTCCAGATGGCAG GCCTAAATACTTGGTCGTGAATGCTGATGAAGGGGAACCAGGAACCTGTAAGGATCGGGAGATTATGCGTCATGATCCCCATAAGCTGATAGAGGGCTGCCTGGTGGCAGGAAGATCTATGGGGGCTCGAGCTGCCTATATCTATATACGTGGAGAGTTCTACAATGAAGCATCAAACTTGCAG GTGGCAATCAAGGAGGCCTATGAAGCAGGACTGGTGGGCAAGAATGCTTGTGGCTCTGGCTATGACTTTGATGTCTTTGTAGCAAGAGGGGCAGGTGCCTATATTTGTGGTGAAGAAACGGCACTTATTGAATCCCTTGAGGGCAAACAGGGCAAACCCCGCCTCAAGCCTCCTTTCCCTGCAGATGTAG ggGTTTTTGGGTGCCCTACCACAGTGGCAAATGTGGAAACAGTTGCGGTAGCTCCTACCATCTGCCGTCGAGGAGGTACCTGGTTTGCTGGCTTTGGGCGGGAGCGTAACTCTGGCACTAAGCTTTTCAATATCTCGGGCCACGTCAATACCCCTTGTACTGTGGAAGAAGAGATGTCAGTACCATTGCGTGATTTGATTGAACGACATGCAG GTGGCATTAGAGGTGGCTGGGATAACTTGCTTGCTGTGATTCCCGGAGGCTCTTCAACTCCACTCATCCCTAAGTCAGTGTGTGAGACAGTTCTGATGGACTTTGATGCCTTAGTGGAGGCACAGACTGGGCTTGGGACAGCAGCTCTCATTGTCATGGACAAATCG ACAGATATAGTTCGAGCCATTGCCCGCCTCATTGAATTTTACAAGCACGAAAGTTGTGGGCAGTGCACACCTTGCCGAGAAG GTGTTGACTGGATGAACAAGGTCATGTGGCGATTTGTGAAAGGCAACGCGCAAGTGGCAGAAATTGATGCACTTTGGGAAATTAGCAAACAAATTGAGGGACATACTATTTGCGCCCTGGGAGATGGGGCTGCTTGGCCTGTGCAG ggtctaaTTCGTCACTTCCGTCCAGAACTTGAGGAACGGATGAGGCGATATAATTTATCTAAACAGCAGGCATCTGGATGA
- the GSTP1 gene encoding glutathione S-transferase P, translating to MPGEYTLTYFPVRGRGEAIRMLLADQGQEWTEDVVNGEIWKKGDLKKLCAFGQVPRFQDGSFILHQSNAILRHLARNHGLYGEDAKEAALLDMVNDGVEDLRNKYARLIYQNYESGKAAYIEALPAELAPFEKLLAQNNGGKDFIVGKQIGFADYNLLDILHAHLVLASNCLSSLPLLAGYVQRLNDRPLLKTFLESDARKKRPINGNGKQ from the exons A TGCCTGGCGAGTACACCCTCACCTATTTCCCCGTGCGAG GCCGTGGAGAAGCTATACGCATGCTGCTGGCTGACCAGGGGCAGGAGTGGACTGAGGATGTGGTGAATGGGGAGATTTGGAAGAAGGGAGATCTGAAGAAATTATGT GCCTTTGGCCAAGTGCCGAGATTCCAGGATGGGAGTTTTATACTGCATCAATCAAATGCTATTCTGCGCCACTTGGCTAGGAATCACG gACTCTATGGTGAAGATGCAAAGGAAGCAGCACTGCTGGATATGGTGAATGATGGTGTGGAGGATCTGCGAAACAAATATGCCCGCTTAATCTATCAGAACTAC GAATCTGGCAAAGCTGCTTACATTGAGGCCCTGCCAGCTGAGCTGGCCCCCTTTGAGAAACTCTTGGCTCAGAATAATGGAGGGAAAGACTTCATTGTAGGCAAACAG ATCGGCTTTGCAGACTACAATCTGCTTGACATTCTACACGCTCATTTGGTCCTGGCATCCAATTGTCTGTCTTCCTTGCCTTTGCTGGCTGGCTACGTTCAACGCCTTAATGACCGGCCACTTCTCAAGACTTTCCTGGAATCAGATGCCCGTAAGAAACGTCCCATCAATGGGAATGGCAAGCAGTGA